In one Candidatus Hydrogenedentota bacterium genomic region, the following are encoded:
- a CDS encoding ribosomal RNA adenine dimethylase domain-containing protein, whose product MSTLSFMKEVIRANKSTGAIAPSGKQLADIVTEMAEVRTAKVIVEYGPGTGVFTEAILAKKPEDAFFIALEVNEEFVKVTQDRCPTVKVIHDCAQNARKYLEEAGFSGCDTIVSGLPWTRFDDALQDEILEATYDVLQPGGRFVTFAYAVSPFVPSGRKFFREKMVKRFGEVKCSEPIWKNFPPCVVFIAEKK is encoded by the coding sequence TTGAGCACCCTCAGCTTCATGAAAGAGGTTATCCGTGCCAACAAGAGCACGGGTGCCATCGCCCCCAGCGGCAAGCAACTGGCGGATATCGTGACGGAGATGGCGGAGGTTCGCACGGCGAAGGTCATTGTGGAGTATGGCCCCGGCACGGGAGTCTTTACCGAAGCCATTCTCGCCAAAAAGCCCGAGGATGCGTTTTTTATCGCGCTCGAAGTCAACGAAGAATTCGTGAAAGTCACCCAGGATCGTTGTCCGACCGTAAAGGTGATTCACGATTGCGCCCAGAACGCAAGAAAGTACCTGGAAGAAGCCGGATTCAGCGGATGCGACACCATCGTCTCCGGCCTCCCCTGGACCCGCTTTGACGACGCCCTGCAGGACGAAATCCTGGAAGCCACCTACGATGTGCTGCAGCCCGGCGGCCGCTTCGTCACCTTCGCCTATGCCGTGAGTCCTTTTGTCCCGTCCGGGCGCAAGTTTTTCCGTGAAAAAATGGTGAAGCGCTTCGGCGAGGTCAAATGCTCCGAGCCCATCTGGAAAAACTTCCCCCCCTGCGTCGTATTCATCGCGGAAAAGAAATAG